The proteins below come from a single Asterias rubens chromosome 9, eAstRub1.3, whole genome shotgun sequence genomic window:
- the LOC117294846 gene encoding uncharacterized protein LOC117294846 produces MAWFRILLLFLPMLAKGIGSKVPTTNGTEEIDRRLFVTKNLLDKDNTPVAFYTSDGTLLYSNVTSPNLPLVRSWVDLGAPMGLKVVSNPVGLHSSENQIQLFAQASDGQVYTMQQLPGTKAFNFGNWTRISTSKLAFEEGATLNGLDSVSVGIYKNQIVVFARTISHKSTLFWCKGIKKKFLRWERIGDATPYLFSDATPIYNPFSGYFEAFAVMSDGFVHRTWQRNDEVWAGWRVMGDWAPKQTKTSRPVAIVMSQNFFNGFLQVFALGADGVVKQIWQTTCDKVDDLWGWCTWGLWYDLSSKMPPTEGANVIAPGTNTHHGGELFAVDTSGVLWYSWQSQRGAGWIAWDKVPRANPTQPIVTKPYVTSEDKLWWTVFGLGKDGHVAVIEQYRSLTVEPGRVASGASLTASWSVPLDEATNMDWIGIYPAGTNNDQYVDFVYVQGEQNPKSSAVHEGSVKMASLLPNGRYDVRYLVNRQFVSVLNKSVEYYNGSHEEAWVQVYRGIFLGLGSKNTNFKECVEDGNKTVAAFRKSFKAFEEGQLYKGLQLFGTALIDVKDTLIACLKTDIVKALEKFIKDLLSCTEGNCVKFVIDTLDVLLILFNNIYEIFGDIHSASNAFGLIEGYEQGGLCIGRVVKACISLP; encoded by the exons ATGGCGTGGTTTCGAATTCTGCTCCTATTTCTCCCAATGTTGGCGAAGGGGATAGGCTCTAAGGTTCCAACAACGAACGGCACAGAAGAAATTGACAGGCGATTGTTTGTGACTAAAAATCTCCTCGACAAAGACAACACACCAGTAGCTTTCTACACATCGGATGGTACATTGCTATACAGCAATGTCACCTCACCGAATCTCCCTCTCGTACGATCATGGGTTGACTTGGGAGCACCCATGGGCCTCAAGGTGGTTTCAAACCCGGTTGGTTTGCATTCCAGCGAAAATCAAATCCAGCTTTTCGCCCAAGCTTCTGATGGCCAAGTGTACACGATGCAACAACTACCTGGAACAAAAGCGTTCAACTTCGGCAATTGGACCCGCATCTCAACATCCAAACTGGCCTTCGAAGAGGGAGCGACATTGAATGGACTTGACTCGGTCAGTGTGGGGATCTACAAGAACCAGATTGTGGTATTTGCTCGTACTATCTCCCATAAGTCTACCCTTTTCTGGTGTAAGGGAATCAAAAAGAAATTCTTGCGTTGGGAGAGAATCGGTGATGCCACGCCCTATCTTTTTTCCGATGCTACGCCCATTTATAATCCTTTCAGTGGTTATTTTGAAGCGTTTGCCGTCATGAGTGATGGTTTCGTTCATCGAACATGGCAAAGAAATGATGAGGTGTGGGCAGGCTGGAGAGTCATGG GTGACTGGgcaccaaaacaaacaaagacgaGTCGTCCTGTTGCCATAGTGATGTCTCAGAACTTCTTCAATGGCTTTCTTCAAGTCTTCGCGCTTGGAGCAGACGGAGTGGTCAAACAGATTTGGCAGACGACATGTGACAAGGTGGACGATCTTTGGGGCTGGTGTACCTGGGGCTTGTGGTATGACCTCAGCAGTAAAATGCCGCCTACAGAGGGCGCTAACGTCATCGCGCCAGGCACGAATACTCATCATGGTGGAGAGCTGTTTGCCGTAGACACAAGTGGAGT ATTGTGGTATTCTTGGCAGTCTCAGCGTGGAGCTGGATGGATCGCATGGGACAAGGTACCTAGAGCCAACCCTACTCAGCCTATCGTCACTAAACCATACGTCACCAGTGAGGACAAGTTGTGGTGGACTGTGTTTGGTTTAGGCAAGGATGGACAT GTGGCTGTGATAGAACAATATAGGTCACTGACTGTAGAACCTGGGAGGGTGGCATCAGGAGCCAGTCTCACAGCATCGTGGTCGGTCCCTCTTGATGAAGCAACCAATATGGACTGGATTGGTATTTACCCAGCAGGCACCAACAATGACCAATATGTGGATTTTGT GTATGTCCAAGGGGAACAGAATCCAAAAAGCTCAGCTGTACATGAAGGAAGTGTTAAGATGGCATCCCTGTTACCAAACGGCAGATATGATGTACGCTACCTAGTCAACCGACAGTTTGTCAGTGTCCTCAACAAAA gtGTGGAATACTACAATGGCAGTCATGAGGAGGCTTGGGTGCAGGTCTACCGGGGAATATTCCTCGGTCTGGGCTCTAAGAACACCAACTTCAAAGAGTGCGTGGAGGATGGGAACAAGACCGTTGCCGCGTTCAGAAAGTCTTTCAAAGCTTTTGAGGAAGGACAG TTGTATAAAGGACTCCAACTGTTCGGAACGGCCCTCATTGATGTCAAGGATACCCTGATTGCTTGCCTCAAAACCGACATCGTAAAAGCCCTGGAGAAGTTTATAAAGGATCTGCTCTCCTGCACGGAAGGGAATTGCGTGAAGTTTGTTATCGACACCCTAGACGTTTTGCTCATCCTTTTCAATAATATTTATGAAATCTTTGGGGATATTCATTCTGCCTCCAATGCGTTCGGTTTGATTGAAGGGTATGAGCAAGGAGGTCTGTGTATTGGAAGGGTCGTCAAAGCTTGTATTAGTCTGCCTTAG